The following is a genomic window from Methanobacteriaceae archaeon.
TAGCATCATCATTAAATTCACAAACAGCTTTCACCACGTTCTTCATTACTTCCAAAGCTTCAGAATAGTTTTTAGTTCCGTATAATCCTACTTTGATATAATCTGCACCGGAAACAACTGCACCGGCTGCTGCCAGGGAGACAGTTCCGGGTTTATAGGGAACATCTCCAAGAGTAGCACTAACTTGCATATCCTCAGGAGTTATTCTGCGAATATCCTTTATAATCCAGGGGAAGTTAGCCCCTAATGAACCTTCTTTAGGGTTTTTAACATCAATTATGTCTGCACCGCCTTTTATGGCTTCTCGTGCTTCTTGGGTGTTTATGGGACTTATCAAGAGAAGCAAATATAATTCCTCCTATTTATTAATAATCAAGTCTTCTAACTAATATTTAAAACCTATGATTGTAAAGGGCTGTAAAGTTATTGGGGGTGCAGAGTATTTGCAAACAATCCTTGCCTTACTTTGTCTTTGTTGGTGAAAGAACTTAATAAACTAATTTAAAATTTCAATAAACTGTAAACCCCCTTAACTTCACATTTCCCATCTTAAATATAAGCAATGATTCTGAGACTATTTTAAATCACGTTATATCTAAATTAAACATAATTTTTTATTGTTCTTATTTTGAAATCTCCCTTTTTTTAGAATTTCTCTATTATCATTTAAGTCCATTTCCATTATGATTATTCTTTATAGGGTGTACCTGATTTTATGAGATTATTTCTAATTCTGGCATGATTTTCAGTATAAATCCCATTTTTAACAGATTCTCTTCTCAGCTCTTCTAACATGTCTTTAATCGGTGTTTCAACTGGACATTCAACTGTGCAATGGCCACACAAGGTGCATTTGAAAAGACCAGAATCATAGGTAATATTAGGGTCTATGAAATGACTCATAACGATTCCTCTGCCTCCAAGATGACGTAAGTAACCAAACTCTGGGCCAAGAGTCGTGTAAACTGGGCAATTTACTATGCAAGATCCACACCCAATACACCACAAACATTCTTCCATTTCTTTTAAAGCCTGGCTACGGCCATTGTCTAAAAACACTACAACCACTCTTTTAGCACCATACATATCTTTTAAGAGGATCTGTTCAATATCAGCAGTTTTGGAAGGTGATGAGATAACATTCATATAAGCTGGAACTTTTTTACCAGTTGCATAAATGGTTTCCAATTTCACCACTGAAATTGCCTCTTCCAGTGTGGATACCAATTTGTCAATTCCCACCAGTACAATGTGAAGGTCCATCATGGTGAGTAGGCCGATATTACCCTCATTATGCACCATTACCAGGGAACCATCTAGAGCAGCCACAGAATTCGCACCAGTGATACCAACCTTGCAATTTGGGATTTTTTCCAGAATATCAGATTTAACAGCTTCCAGAATTGATTGGGGTTCAGCTTTCACATCACTTTGCAATTCATTGGACACTATTTTTGCAATTTTTTCCATATTCAGGTGGCATGCAGGTCCGATGGGATGTGTTGGTCGGCTGGCATGGAATTGGACTATCCTGTCTCCCAGATCAGTTTCCAGAACTTCAATATCCTTATTTTCAAGATATTCCGTTAACAATATTTCCCCCGCAGTGTTGGATTTAGATTTAGCTATTATTTGTTCCTTTTTCACCAAGTGGTAAATGGCTTTTTTTGCTTCTTTCGCATCATTGGCCAGAATAACTTCTATCCCGTTTTCTATTAGGTTCTCTTGTGCTTTTTCTAAAAGGTGATGTAGGTGTTTAACAGAATTTTTCCGGATAAGTTTAACCCTTTCTTTCAAACTAATAGTTGCTTCATCAT
Proteins encoded in this region:
- a CDS encoding lactate utilization protein codes for the protein MNESELNIMNRSFSKLDERRANLLHDEATISLKERVKLIRKNSVKHLHHLLEKAQENLIENGIEVILANDAKEAKKAIYHLVKKEQIIAKSKSNTAGEILLTEYLENKDIEVLETDLGDRIVQFHASRPTHPIGPACHLNMEKIAKIVSNELQSDVKAEPQSILEAVKSDILEKIPNCKVGITGANSVAALDGSLVMVHNEGNIGLLTMMDLHIVLVGIDKLVSTLEEAISVVKLETIYATGKKVPAYMNVISSPSKTADIEQILLKDMYGAKRVVVVFLDNGRSQALKEMEECLWCIGCGSCIVNCPVYTTLGPEFGYLRHLGGRGIVMSHFIDPNITYDSGLFKCTLCGHCTVECPVETPIKDMLEELRRESVKNGIYTENHARIRNNLIKSGTPYKE